The following proteins are encoded in a genomic region of Phycodurus eques isolate BA_2022a chromosome 11, UOR_Pequ_1.1, whole genome shotgun sequence:
- the spast gene encoding spastin isoform X3, translating to MSAKTNTSKYKDSGEVVKNYHKQAFEYISKALRIDEDDTGEKDEALQWYKRGIVELESGIAVTITGQGEQYERAKRLQDKMITNLTMAKDRLALLEATLASKGRGQPQNASNNAQKQTKPLPKSEPKVRGMPKNIRPSTAGRPPCRTTDSKVTPQVIRPSKQPHKRELKNFKNVDSKLANMILNEIVDTAVSVTFNDIAGQDLAKQALQEIVILPALRPELFTGLRAPARGLLLFGPPGNGKTMLAKAVAAESNSTFFNMSAASLTSKFVGESEKLVRALFAAARELQPSVIFIDEVDSLLSERREGEQEFSRRLKTEFLIEFDGVQSGGDDRVLVMGATNRPQELDEAVLRRFAKRVYVTLPDEKTRSTLLQHLLSKHGSPLRKNELSCLAKIGTRASPAHGC from the exons ATGTCGGCAAAAACGAACACTAGCAAATATAAAGATAGCGGCGAAGTGGTTAAAAACTACCACAAGCAAGCGTTTGAGTATATATCCAAAGCACTACGGATTGACGAAGATGATACAG GAGAGAAGGATGAGGCTCTACAGTGGTACAAGAGGGGGATTGTTGAGCTCGAAAGCGGCATCGCAGTGACGATAACAGGACAAG GAGAGCAGTATGAGCGGGCCAAGAGACTTCAGGATAAAATGATCACCAACCTCACCATGGCTAAAGACAGACTTGCTCTTTTAG AGGCCACATTGGCTTCTAAAGGCAGAGGTCAACCCCAAAATGCGTCAAATAATgctcagaaacaaacaaaaccgcTTCCTAAAAGCGAGCCTAAGGTCCGAGGGATGCCCAAAAATATCAGGCCCTCCACAGCAGGAAGACCACCTTGTAGAACCACTGATTCAAAG GTAACCCCACAGGTGATTAGACCTTCAAAACAGCCTCATAAGAGGGAGCTGAAAAATTTCAAGAATGTGGACAGCAAACTGGCAAACATGATCCTGAATGAAATTGTAGACAC TGCGGTGTCTGTAACATTTAATGATATTGCGGGCCAGGATCTGGCCAAACAAGCACTCCAGGAGATTGTCATTCTTCCCGCCTTAAGACCAGAG CTCTTCACTGGCTTGAGAGCTCCAGCACGAGGTTTGCTCTTATTTGGTCCACCTGGAAATGGGAAAACCATGCTG GCTAAAGCAGTTGCAGCAGAGTCAAACAGCACATTCTTCAACATGAGCGCAGCCAGTTTGACATCTAAATTT GTGGGAGAGAGCGAGAAGCTTGTCCGAGCATTGTTTGCAGCTGCCAGGGAATTACAGCCATCTGTCATCTTTATTG ATGAAGTTGACAGCTTGCTTTCTGAAAGGCGGGAGGGTGAACAGGAGTTCTCCCGTCGTTTAAAAACTGAGTTCCTCATTGAATTTGATGGG GTCCAATCTGGAGGAGATGACAGGGTGCTTGTCATGGGAGCCACAAACAGACCTCAGGAGCTAGATGAAGCAGTTTTAAG GCGCTTTGCAAAAAGGGTCTACGTGACATTACCTGATGAGAAG ACGAGGTCCACGCTTCTGCAGCATCTTTTATCAAAGCATGGGAGTCCGCTGAGGAAAAATGAGCTGAGCTGTCTTGCAAA AATTGGGACCAGAGCAAGTCCGGCACATGGTTGCTAG
- the spast gene encoding spastin isoform X2, with the protein MSAKTNTSKYKDSGEVVKNYHKQAFEYISKALRIDEDDTGEKDEALQWYKRGIVELESGIAVTITGQGEQYERAKRLQDKMITNLTMAKDRLALLEATLASKGRGQPQNASNNAQKQTKPLPKSEPKVRGMPKNIRPSTAGRPPCRTTDSKVTPQVIRPSKQPHKRELKNFKNVDSKLANMILNEIVDTAVSVTFNDIAGQDLAKQALQEIVILPALRPELFTGLRAPARGLLLFGPPGNGKTMLVGESEKLVRALFAAARELQPSVIFIDEVDSLLSERREGEQEFSRRLKTEFLIEFDGVQSGGDDRVLVMGATNRPQELDEAVLRRFAKRVYVTLPDEKTRSTLLQHLLSKHGSPLRKNELSCLAKATAGYSGSDLTSLAKDAALGPIRELGPEQVRHMVASQMRNIKMKDFEDSLKRIKPSVSPATLNMYNQWNKDFGDTTAF; encoded by the exons ATGTCGGCAAAAACGAACACTAGCAAATATAAAGATAGCGGCGAAGTGGTTAAAAACTACCACAAGCAAGCGTTTGAGTATATATCCAAAGCACTACGGATTGACGAAGATGATACAG GAGAGAAGGATGAGGCTCTACAGTGGTACAAGAGGGGGATTGTTGAGCTCGAAAGCGGCATCGCAGTGACGATAACAGGACAAG GAGAGCAGTATGAGCGGGCCAAGAGACTTCAGGATAAAATGATCACCAACCTCACCATGGCTAAAGACAGACTTGCTCTTTTAG AGGCCACATTGGCTTCTAAAGGCAGAGGTCAACCCCAAAATGCGTCAAATAATgctcagaaacaaacaaaaccgcTTCCTAAAAGCGAGCCTAAGGTCCGAGGGATGCCCAAAAATATCAGGCCCTCCACAGCAGGAAGACCACCTTGTAGAACCACTGATTCAAAG GTAACCCCACAGGTGATTAGACCTTCAAAACAGCCTCATAAGAGGGAGCTGAAAAATTTCAAGAATGTGGACAGCAAACTGGCAAACATGATCCTGAATGAAATTGTAGACAC TGCGGTGTCTGTAACATTTAATGATATTGCGGGCCAGGATCTGGCCAAACAAGCACTCCAGGAGATTGTCATTCTTCCCGCCTTAAGACCAGAG CTCTTCACTGGCTTGAGAGCTCCAGCACGAGGTTTGCTCTTATTTGGTCCACCTGGAAATGGGAAAACCATGCTG GTGGGAGAGAGCGAGAAGCTTGTCCGAGCATTGTTTGCAGCTGCCAGGGAATTACAGCCATCTGTCATCTTTATTG ATGAAGTTGACAGCTTGCTTTCTGAAAGGCGGGAGGGTGAACAGGAGTTCTCCCGTCGTTTAAAAACTGAGTTCCTCATTGAATTTGATGGG GTCCAATCTGGAGGAGATGACAGGGTGCTTGTCATGGGAGCCACAAACAGACCTCAGGAGCTAGATGAAGCAGTTTTAAG GCGCTTTGCAAAAAGGGTCTACGTGACATTACCTGATGAGAAG ACGAGGTCCACGCTTCTGCAGCATCTTTTATCAAAGCATGGGAGTCCGCTGAGGAAAAATGAGCTGAGCTGTCTTGCAAA AGCAACTGCAGGATATTCTGGAAGTGATCTGACATCCTTAGCAAAAGATGCTGCACTTGGGCCAATTAGAG AATTGGGACCAGAGCAAGTCCGGCACATGGTTGCTAGTCAG ATGCGCAACATCAAGATGAAAGACTTTGAGGATTCCCTGAAGCGCATTAAGCCCAGCGTTAGCCCAGCAACTCTCAATATGTACAACCAATGGAACAAAGACTTCGGTGACACAACCGCATTTTGA
- the spast gene encoding spastin isoform X1 — protein sequence MSAKTNTSKYKDSGEVVKNYHKQAFEYISKALRIDEDDTGEKDEALQWYKRGIVELESGIAVTITGQGEQYERAKRLQDKMITNLTMAKDRLALLEATLASKGRGQPQNASNNAQKQTKPLPKSEPKVRGMPKNIRPSTAGRPPCRTTDSKVTPQVIRPSKQPHKRELKNFKNVDSKLANMILNEIVDTAVSVTFNDIAGQDLAKQALQEIVILPALRPELFTGLRAPARGLLLFGPPGNGKTMLAKAVAAESNSTFFNMSAASLTSKFVGESEKLVRALFAAARELQPSVIFIDEVDSLLSERREGEQEFSRRLKTEFLIEFDGVQSGGDDRVLVMGATNRPQELDEAVLRRFAKRVYVTLPDEKTRSTLLQHLLSKHGSPLRKNELSCLAKATAGYSGSDLTSLAKDAALGPIRELGPEQVRHMVASQMRNIKMKDFEDSLKRIKPSVSPATLNMYNQWNKDFGDTTAF from the exons ATGTCGGCAAAAACGAACACTAGCAAATATAAAGATAGCGGCGAAGTGGTTAAAAACTACCACAAGCAAGCGTTTGAGTATATATCCAAAGCACTACGGATTGACGAAGATGATACAG GAGAGAAGGATGAGGCTCTACAGTGGTACAAGAGGGGGATTGTTGAGCTCGAAAGCGGCATCGCAGTGACGATAACAGGACAAG GAGAGCAGTATGAGCGGGCCAAGAGACTTCAGGATAAAATGATCACCAACCTCACCATGGCTAAAGACAGACTTGCTCTTTTAG AGGCCACATTGGCTTCTAAAGGCAGAGGTCAACCCCAAAATGCGTCAAATAATgctcagaaacaaacaaaaccgcTTCCTAAAAGCGAGCCTAAGGTCCGAGGGATGCCCAAAAATATCAGGCCCTCCACAGCAGGAAGACCACCTTGTAGAACCACTGATTCAAAG GTAACCCCACAGGTGATTAGACCTTCAAAACAGCCTCATAAGAGGGAGCTGAAAAATTTCAAGAATGTGGACAGCAAACTGGCAAACATGATCCTGAATGAAATTGTAGACAC TGCGGTGTCTGTAACATTTAATGATATTGCGGGCCAGGATCTGGCCAAACAAGCACTCCAGGAGATTGTCATTCTTCCCGCCTTAAGACCAGAG CTCTTCACTGGCTTGAGAGCTCCAGCACGAGGTTTGCTCTTATTTGGTCCACCTGGAAATGGGAAAACCATGCTG GCTAAAGCAGTTGCAGCAGAGTCAAACAGCACATTCTTCAACATGAGCGCAGCCAGTTTGACATCTAAATTT GTGGGAGAGAGCGAGAAGCTTGTCCGAGCATTGTTTGCAGCTGCCAGGGAATTACAGCCATCTGTCATCTTTATTG ATGAAGTTGACAGCTTGCTTTCTGAAAGGCGGGAGGGTGAACAGGAGTTCTCCCGTCGTTTAAAAACTGAGTTCCTCATTGAATTTGATGGG GTCCAATCTGGAGGAGATGACAGGGTGCTTGTCATGGGAGCCACAAACAGACCTCAGGAGCTAGATGAAGCAGTTTTAAG GCGCTTTGCAAAAAGGGTCTACGTGACATTACCTGATGAGAAG ACGAGGTCCACGCTTCTGCAGCATCTTTTATCAAAGCATGGGAGTCCGCTGAGGAAAAATGAGCTGAGCTGTCTTGCAAA AGCAACTGCAGGATATTCTGGAAGTGATCTGACATCCTTAGCAAAAGATGCTGCACTTGGGCCAATTAGAG AATTGGGACCAGAGCAAGTCCGGCACATGGTTGCTAGTCAG ATGCGCAACATCAAGATGAAAGACTTTGAGGATTCCCTGAAGCGCATTAAGCCCAGCGTTAGCCCAGCAACTCTCAATATGTACAACCAATGGAACAAAGACTTCGGTGACACAACCGCATTTTGA
- the opn6a gene encoding opsin 6, group member a — protein MEITLKGFPMKVVNIPWRNNNLSNLHTEPPLSEHGETIIGIYLLVLGWLSWFGNSLVMFVLYRQRASLQPTDFLTLNLAISDASISVFGYSRGILEIFNIFKDDGFLISWIWTCQVDGFFTLLFGLASINTLTVISVTRYIKGCHPHKGCCISMNTIAISLICIWTGAAFWSIAPLLGWGSYTDRGYGTCEVDWSKANYSTIHKSYIISILIFCFFIPVMIMLSSYISIINTVKSTNAMSAEGYLTSRQRKVERDVTRISIVICTAFIMAWSPYAVVSMWSAWGFHVPSTTSIITRLFAKSASFYNPLIYFGMSSKFRRDVCTLLPCAGEKRDVIRLQRFKNIKLKAEATPPPAKLPVQVLEAKYTVKGVMLYNPGSDSGVNSPPRTPPSDRQEIFHINLPSHIETSEYCCDRL, from the exons ATGGAAATAACACTGAAGGGGTTTCCTATGAAGGTTGTCAATATTCCATGGAGGAATAACAACCTGAGTAATCTGCATACAGAGCCTCCGCTGTCCGAACATGGCGAAACTATCATTGGAATCTACCTGCTGGTCTTAG GATGGCTGTCCTGGTTTGGAAACAGCCTAGTGATGTTTGTCCTATACCGACAAAGGGCTTCTCTACAACCTACCGATTTCCTCACTTTAAATCTCGCCATCTCGGATGCCAGCATCTCGGTGTTTGGCTACTCCCgaggaattttggaaatattcaatATCTTCAAGGATGATGGCTTTCTAATCTCCTGGATTTGGACCTGTCAG GTAGACGGTTTCTTCACATTGCTGTTTGGCCTGGCGAGCATCAACACCTTGACCGTAATCAGTGTCACCAGATATATCAAGGGATGCCACCCCCATAAAG GTTGCTGCATCAGCATGAACACCATTGCAATATCATTGATCTGCATCTGGACCGGAGCAGCATTTTGGTCCATTGCACCATTGCTGGGCTGGGGCAGTTACACAG ATCGAGGATATGGAACCTGTGAGGTGGACTGGTCCAAAGCCAATTACTCCACTATCCACAAGTCCTACATCATCTCCATTCTCATCTTCTGCTTCTTCATCCCTGTGATGATCATGCTCTCCTCCTACATTTCCATCATCAACACTGTCAAAAGCACTAACGCCATGTCCGCCGAAGGTTACCTCACGTCCCGCCAAAGAAAGGTGGAGAGAGATGTCACTAGG ATTTCCATTGTAATTTGCACAGCTTTCATCATGGCCTGGTCGCCGTACGCAGTCGTGTCCATGTGGTCTGCCTGGGGTTTCCATGTGCCGAGCACAACCAGCATCATCACCCGTCTCTTTGCCAAGTCGGCGAGCTTCTACAACCCGCTCATCTATTTCGGCATGAGCTCGAAATTTCGCAGGGACGTGTGCACCCTCCTGCCGTGCGCAGGGGAAAAAAGGGATGTGATCCGTCTGCAacgttttaaaaacattaagcTTAAGGCTGAGGCGACGCCCCCACCCGCAAAACTTCCTGTCCAGGTACTGGAGGCCAAATACACAGTGAAAGGAGTGATGCTATACAATCCTGGCAGTGACTCAGGAGTCAATAGCCCTCCACGGACTCCCCCATCTGACAGGCAAGAGATCTTCCATATTAATTTGCCCTCACATATCGAAACATCAGAGTATTGCTGTGATAGACTCTAA